The genomic interval GATTAGATGTTTCTTATGGTGCGAACTCAGAACTGGGAGTGACGGCGTTCTAGTTGAGAAGttggaaaaacatggacgctcacagagCCTTTATAGCTGGTCTCATCTCAGTTGTTAACGTAAagttttaatgtaaacactttaGAACGTTTTTAAGACGCAGTTCAAATTTAACTgattgagaaaaaagaaatattaaaccATGAATGTGAACCGTTTCAAATGTAACTTAGGCTAGCCATTTGTTGGCAACAGCAGTTGATAAAAACGCTCTACATtataaacagtaacattagcagagtgttcactatTATTGATGTCaatagcagccatcttgaattcttatgtcgggGTTGCTCTGACctcaggaggcgttcaggttcaaacttccGACTTGGAACTGAGAAATTTAAAACTGGAATGCACCGTGAAGCTAACGTTGAGCTTAGTCAGTTCAGTTGGTTTGGTCTCACCTGGTTTTTACTTGGTTTAAATATTTCTGAATAGCTGGTTTTTGACTGCATATCATTAGTAGTATTACACGTACAAATTATCTAGAATATTTTACAGTTATGTTTCCAGCGACTTGTTTTAACCTTCATCCTCAAAACTATTCTCTGGATTTGGAGTCTTTAAACGTTGTATCATCCTCTGgtttttgtgcagtttatatAAAATTTACTATGTTTTTATCTATTAATTTCATTTGACAACTTATAATTGTCTCATATAGTTATAATTTCTTTCCATTGTGTCTGTtaggtggtggagggggggttgGCAGCTTCGAGCCTCAGAAAGCTTTGGGCCGGCTCTGCATGAGCAGGAGTTAATCTGAGAAGGCAGACAGCCTCTACAGATGGAAAATGATGGTTTTTCAATATCAGTCAGAGCTTGGatgtgctttctttctttttttatgatcAGCAGgttcagctcttttttttttgccttcagACCTTTGGTATGAGAAAGCTGCGGCAGCTTTTAAAGGATTTACAGTGTTTGGTTCCTGTGCggtttatttttctcctcttcatgTTCTTTGCTTTCCGTCTCATTTCTGAGACATTCGGCTGAATCCACAATCTGTCATTTCCTACATCTGGTAATTAttccccctcaaacacacctCCCCCAGCCCATGAGCCGGAAAGTCTCAGCTACAAACTCCACATTTCATGGCTCTGCCCTGAGGATTAAACATACTCCTGGAGGCTGTAGCTGTCCTTGATGTCTTTTGGAGGGAGTTTGGACGGAGACGAGTAGAGTCTCTGCTCCTGATCCTGTTCAGGTTTCTCCTTCAGAGCCTTCTCCTGCTTCACCTCGTCCATCTGCAGCtggacagttttgttttgtcttttttttggcTGGTCACGCTCGGTCTGCAGCTCCCGCCTCTGCTGTTCATCTCGGTACAGCACCGGTCTGTCAGGGTTGGCGGAGGAAGCGTAGTCCGGTCGTCTCGTTCTCTTTCCGGGACAcgacaaacaaaaaatgacccCTCCAGCCAGAAGGAATCCAGCGGAGATAAACGTCACACACAGAGCTCCTCCAGGCTGATATTTACTGCTCTCTGGCAGGTCCGTGGTCAGGAAGGCGGTGATGACTTCGTTGGTGAACCAGGACGCCGGGACCAGGCAGAGAAAACTGGCCAGGATGAAGCAGCCTCCTGCAGCAATGGCCGTATGCCCCTTTGCTCGGTGGCTGCCCCCCCAGCGGGTACATTTGAGCCCCAGGGAGGCGAGGCAGAGTCCAAACGTCGCCACCATGCAGGACAGGACCATGGCGGCTCGTGTGGTCTGCAGATATGCCGGCAGTGACAGCATCGAGTTCTTCATGGTGCAGCTGAAGACGCCGGAGCTGTACCACACACAGTCCATCCACAGACCCTGCATCTGAGAGATGGGGGTCATGATGCTGGACCACACGTTGGTGCTCACCTTCCAGTTGGGTAGCAGGGTGGCTACGGTGGCGCCGAGGACGCCCAGGAGCGCAAGGGCGAACGCCAGAATCTGAATGGCGGCGGACAGCATGGCTCAgcaacccccccccacctcGGTCCCTGTTGGCACGGCGGCGTCCCGGGCAGGTTCCTGACAGCAGATAATTCCTGAGCGCAGGCTCCAGCGAGCTGCAACCAGAGGAGAAATGAGAATGGAAGTGAGCGTGACGGACgcacagctgaggctgctgaTGGGAaaacctttctctctcacttttttgatttctgttttggaggagggggggttGAGCACGTGCAAGCTCGATGATTGCCTGCATTAGTTACTCTGCAGCTGATGTGATGATCATTGACACTCAATTATGTccatttaaagctgcagagtCCCTCGGCTCCGCTTCCTCTGAGCTGCA from Lates calcarifer isolate ASB-BC8 linkage group LG7_1, TLL_Latcal_v3, whole genome shotgun sequence carries:
- the LOC108882217 gene encoding claudin-20-like — protein: MLSAAIQILAFALALLGVLGATVATLLPNWKVSTNVWSSIMTPISQMQGLWMDCVWYSSGVFSCTMKNSMLSLPAYLQTTRAAMVLSCMVATFGLCLASLGLKCTRWGGSHRAKGHTAIAAGGCFILASFLCLVPASWFTNEVITAFLTTDLPESSKYQPGGALCVTFISAGFLLAGGVIFCLSCPGKRTRRPDYASSANPDRPVLYRDEQQRRELQTERDQPKKRQNKTVQLQMDEVKQEKALKEKPEQDQEQRLYSSPSKLPPKDIKDSYSLQEYV